In Mercenaria mercenaria strain notata chromosome 15, MADL_Memer_1, whole genome shotgun sequence, a single genomic region encodes these proteins:
- the LOC123546277 gene encoding uncharacterized protein LOC123546277 has translation MASRSFWTGNFEEELSLPVSDRLRFTPPSPPPSPQAVLESGNIPEEVQRRRQDRHRTNHRFIVLPVKSGDKDHVPDEIERDPYLLDLYIKAISQGQEADTGIRVNIVGNFAQGKTSLAKRLIGETTDDVQSTNSVDIYRCQYANESKRILLSRKNNQEDDSEMVDRIVSIALSEKEKKFDSRRNNINPNFINNAEDDFLPPMPSDKIEMDKNHKRKSLNITDETDRKKVFVRGKRVHPNISIQTSPHDSKTRVVTKEELTLFEQRLESKRQESNAIGDIDIWDFGGQFIFYSTHTLFHSRRAIYILAFDLSLPLSENVIDMEFPGETANNKTMECFTKFWMNSIHSYVGTEDGSEPHVILVGTHKDQLNGDESAKQQFKDDYFENVRELFEDTSMIRHIHSVDFAVDNNDPDDDAFNEIREEIIHLCTDRLNTVQIPARWIPLERSLKQIRNEKIVTFDRIMELDSQNEFSLKDKEQVKLFLLYHHAKGTLFFFDEEPISTYVVLDAQYLIDAFKCIVTSERFCKKDPSFRHLWKRLLKEARLEKELVEKLWKNDTKNDFHKHKNELLMFLQKHLIISEVSNYDENTSESTGLGWFIVPSFLKDSFSENALQIFLNGKQQTSVRFVMRFYNSPVVQVVFYRLLAALIGRWPVLEVAIPEVKSLIYENLGVLRLDKFHAGIIERKIENIELRVVCLCHTGSVDDKIADHFRRFSESVVRNEFKKLRSAPLHEGPFTRCIRCNHEAHALNGSSFAMTLKDVANNKSVPCPDMISHDIFRDEVLCEWFQQDRVPEMIPDCQLNEKQLGKFAQLVGNNWELLGIELGLSQVEIQQISMDFQSCQMKIFKVLIEWKDKEKERATVNALVRAMKTAKKVYVDWDEIRNICEKINLERTQK, from the coding sequence CGGACGAATCACAGATTTATTGTCCTACCTGTCAAGTCAGGCGATAAGGACCATGTACCTGATGAAATCGAGCGTGACCCGTATTTACTGGACCTTTATATCAAAGCGATTTCCCAGGGTCAAGAAGCAGACACGGGTATCCGAGTAAACATTGTTGGAAACTTTGCTCAAGGTAAAACATCATTAGCTAAACGATTAATTGGAGAGACAACTGATGATGTCCAAAGTACAAATAGCGTTGACATTTACCGTTGCCAGTATGCAAATGAAAGCAAAAGGATTTTGCTTTCCAGGAAAAATAATCAAGAGGATGATTCTGAAATGGTCGATCGTATAGTATCAATTGCTCTGTCAGAAAAGGAGAAGAAATTTGATAGTAGGAGAAACAACATCAACCCCAATTTTATTAACAATGCAGAAGATGACTTTCTGCCACCGATGCCATCAGACAAAATCGAAATGGACAAGAAtcataaaagaaaatctttaaatataacaGATGAAACCGACAGAAAGAAAGTATTTGTAAGGGGAAAACGCGTGCATCCTAATATAAGCATACAAACAAGTCCACATGATTccaaaacaagagttgtcacaaAAGAGGAGTTAACACTGTTTGAACAACGCCTTGAATCGAAGAGGCAAGAAAGCAATGCTATTGGAGATATTGATATATGGGATTTTGGAGGGCAGTTCATATTCTATTCAACTCATACCTTATTTCACAGTAGACGGGCAATTTATATACTTGCTTTTGATTTGTCATTACCATTATCTGAAAATGTCATTGATATGGAGTTTCCAGGGGAAACTGCAAACAACAAAACGATGGagtgttttacaaaattttggaTGAATTCTATACATTCGTACGTTGGAACAGAAGATGGTTCGGAGCCTCATGTTATTCTAGTAGGAACACACAAAGACCAGTTAAATGGAGACGAAAGCGCAAAGCAACAATTTAAAGATGACTACTTTGAAAATGTAAGAGAATTGTTTGAAGACACAAGTATGATTAGACACATACATTCAGTAGATTTTGCAGTGGACAACAATGATCCTGATGACGATGCTTTCAATGAAATACGGGAAGAAATCATACATTTATGCACTGATCGTTTAAACACAGTACAGATCCCAGCCAGATGGATTCCGCTGGAAAGATCTTTGAAACAAATCAGAAACGAGAAGATAGTTACGTTTGACAGAATAATGGAACTTGATTCTCAAAACGAATTTTCATTGAAGGATAAAGAGCAAGTCAAATTGTTCCTCCTTTATCATCATGCGAAAGGCACATTATTTTTCTTTGACGAAGAACCAATATCTACCTATGTGGTGCTGGACGCGCAATATCTGATTGATGCATTTAAATGCATAGTTACATCAGAGAGATTTTGCAAGAAGGATCCTTCATTTCGGCATCTTTGGAAGAGGTTGCTAAAAGAGGCTAGGTTAGAAAAGGAGCTTGTAGAGAAACTTTGGAAAAATGACACAAAGAATGACTTTCATAAACACAAAAACGAACTTCTGATGTTTCTGCAGAAACATTTGATCATATCGGAAGTCTCCAACTATGATGAAAATACGTCAGAATCTACGGGATTAGGCTGGTTTATAGTCCCAAGTTTTCTGAAGGATTCATTTTCGGAAAATGCGCTGCAAATATTTCTCAACGGAAAACAACAAACTTCCGTCCGATTTGTTATGAGGTTTTACAATTCCCCAGTGGTACAAGTTGTGTTTTATCGGCTTTTGGCAGCATTGATAGGAAGATGGCCTGTACTGGAAGTAGCAATCCCGGAAGTTAAATCTTTGATCTATGAAAATCTTGGTGTACTTAGGTTGGATAAATTTCATGCTGgaatcattgaaagaaagattgaAAATATTGAACTAAGAGTAGTATGTCTTTGTCATACGGGAAGTGTTGACGACAAAATTGCTGATCATTTCCGTCGTTTTTCCGAATCCGTTGTAAGAAATGAATTTAAGAAACTGCGTAGCGCACCTTTGCATGAAGGACCTTTTACGCGGTGTATCAGGTGTAATCACGAGGCACATGCACTAAATGGAAGTAGTTTTGCTATGACATTAAAGGATGTAGCAAACAACAAATCGGTACCATGTCCAGATATGATAAGCCATGACATATTCCGAGATGAAGTACTGTGTGAATGGTTTCAACAGGATAGGGTACCAGAGATGATACCTGACTGTCAACTGAACGAGAAGCAACTCGGCAAGTTTGCTCAATTAGTAGGGAACAACTGGGAATTGCTCGGTATCGAACTTGGATTAAGCCAGGTAGAGATCCAGCAGATATCAATGGATTTCCAAAGCTGCcaaatgaagatttttaaagttcttatAGAATGGAAGGACAAGGAAAAAGAAAGAGCTACAGTAAATGCCCTTGTTCGGGCTATGAAAACTGCGAAGAAAGTGTATGTTGACTGGGATGAGATTCGAAATATATGCGAGAAAATAAACCTAGAACGGACACAGAAGTAA
- the LOC123559828 gene encoding CD209 antigen-like protein A yields the protein MFKTCFIILICVLPAYQAGSCPDGWTSHGAKCYHFSHDEESLPVAALVCQQMGGTLAEIETAEENVYLTSEVKLLKNYFWIGLTDVQEEGVWRWYTSKRLLTSTGFSSWAPGRPDNVGGKENCGQIRPDGLWGDTTCHTFNFYICEKPLENTEIIG from the exons atgtttaaaacatgtttcatcattttgatttgtGTGCTACCTGCGTATCAAGCAG GTAGTTGCCCAGATGGATGGACTTCACATGGCGCAAAGTGTTACCATTTCAGTCATGATGAAGAGTCACTACCAGTGGCTGCG CTGGTATGTCAACAAATGGGTGGTACACTAGCCGAAATAGAGACTGCAGAGGAAAATGTGTATTTAACATCAGAAGTTAAACTTTTGAAGA attatTTCTGGATCGGCCTAACAGATGTTCAGGAGGAAGGTGTCTGGCGCTGGTATACAAGCAAGCGTCTATTGACGTCAACTGGCTTCTCCAGCTGGGCACCAGGAAGACCGGACAATGTTGGTGGTAAAGAAAATTGTGGCCAAATTCGTCCAGATGGACTATGGGGAGATACTACATGCCATACGTTTAACTTCTATATCTGCGAGAAACCACTAGA GAACACTGAGATAATTGGATAA
- the LOC123559836 gene encoding C-type lectin domain family 4 member M-like: MYNNNFLLFVFCLWISSSSSSCPNGWTRHDASCYHFSHDTESMPVAAIVCQQMGGLLAEIESPEEGGFLSAQAKSLNHDFWIALSDIQEEGIWLWYGSKTPLATTGYKNWANHEPDNYNGDENCALLGKSAGQWWDNPCHNFKRYICEKTDEPGEIVG; encoded by the exons atgtacaataataattttcttctctttgttttctgtctttggatatcttcttcat CTAGTAGTTGCCCTAATGGCTGGACACGTCATGATGCATCATGCTACCATTTCAGTCACGATACCGAGTCAATGCCTGTCGCTGCA ATTGTTTGTCAACAAATGGGAGGATTGCTTGCTGAGATAGAGTCTCCGGAGGAAGGTGGTTTTCTGTCCGCACAAGCAAAAAGTCTTAATC ATGACTTTTGGATCGCCCTAAGTGATATTCAAGAGGAAGGTATCTGGCTTTGGTATGGCAGTAAAACTCCACTGGCAACGACAGGGTACAAGAACTGGGCTAACCATGAGCCAGACAACTATAATGGGGATGAAAACTGTGCTCTCTTGGGAAAGAGTGCGGGACAATGGTGGGACAATCCGTGCCATAACTTTAAACGCTATATCTGCGAGAAAACGGATGA ACCAGGTGAAATTGTTGGCTAG